The genomic segment cttatgtttcctgatgatgaggacatgggaataccacctcagcacgtctctgatgatgatgacgaaacacaggtgccaactgctacgtctttctgcagtgtgcagactgaacaggaggtcagggatcaagactgggtggaagacgatgcaggggacgatgaggtcctagaccccacatggaatgaaggtcgtgccactgactttcacagttcggaggaagaggcagtggtgagaccgagccaacagcgtagcaaaagacaaagagggagcagtgggcaaaagcagaacacccgccgccaagagactccgcctgctactgaccgccgccatctgggactgagcactccaaaggcagcttcaaggagttccctggcatggcacttcttcaaacaatgtgctgacgacaagacccgagtggtttgcacgctgtgccatcagagcctgaagcgaggcattaacgttctgaaccttagcacaacctgcatgaccaggcacctgcatgcaaagcatgaactgcagtggagtaaacaccttaaaaacaaggaagtcactcaggctccccctgctacctcttctgctgctgccgcctcggcctcttcctccacctctggaggaacgttggcacctgccgcccagcaaacatggaatgtaccaccaataccaccacctccgtcaccaagcatctcaaccatgtcacacggcagcgttcagctctccatctcacaaacatttgagagaaagcgtaaattcccacctagccaccctcgatccctggccctgaatgccagcatttctaaactactggcctatgaaaagctgtcatttaggctggtggacacagacagcttcaaacagctcatgtcgcttgctgtcccacagtatgttgttcccagccggcactacttctccaagagagccgtgccttccctgcacaaccaagtatccgataaaatcaagtgtgcactgtgcaacgccatctgtggcaaggtccacctaaccacagatacgtggaccagtaagcacgaccagggacgctatatctccctaactgcacactgggtaaatgtagtggcggctgggccccaggcggagagctgtttggcgcacgtccttccgccgccaaggatcgcagggcaacattctttgcctcctgtctcctcctcctcctactcagcttcctcctcctcttcttccacctgctcatccagtcagccacacaccttcaccaccaacttcagcacagcccggggtaaacgtcagcaggccattctgaaactcatatgtttgggggacaggccccacaccgcacaggagttgtggcggggtatagaacaacagaccgacgagtggttgctgccggtgagcctcaagcccggcctggtggtgtgcgataatgggcgaaatcttgttgcagctctgggactagctggtttgacgcacatcccttgcctggcgcatgtgctgaatttggtggtgcagaagttcattcgcaactaccccgacatgtcagagctgctgcataaagtgcgggccgtctgtttgcgcttccggcgttcacatcctgccgctgcccgcctgtctgcgctacagcgtaacttcggccttcccactcaccgcctcatatgcgacgtgcccaccaggtggaactccaccttgcacatgctggatagactgtgcgagcagcagcaggccatagtggagtttcagctgcagcacgcacgggtcagtcgcactgcggaacagcaccacttcaccaccaatgactgggcctccatgcgagacctgtgtgccctgttgcactgtttcgagtactccaccaacatggccagtggcgatgacgccgttatcagcgttacaataccacttctatgtcacttagggcgatgatggaagaggaggtggcccaggaggaagaggggtcatttttagcactttcaggccagtctcttcgaagtgactcagagggaggttttttgcaacagcagaggccaggtacaaatgtggccagacagggcccactactggaggaggaggtggaggaggatgaggatgaagcatgttcacagcggggtggcacccaacgcagctcgggcccatcactggtgcgtggctggggggaaacgcaggacgatgacgatacgcctcccacagaggacagcttgtccgtacctctgggcagcctggcacacatgagcgactacatgctgcagtgcctgcgcaacgacagcagagttgctcacattttaacgtgtgcggactactgggttgccaccctgctggatccacggtacaaagacaatgtgcccaccttacttcctgcactggagcgtgataggaagatgcgcgagtacaagcgatcgttggtagacgcgctactgagagcattcccaaatgtcacaggggaacaagttccctggcatggcacttcttcaaacaatgtgctgacgacaagacccgagtggtttgcacgctgtgccatcagagcctgaagcgaggcattaacgttctgaaccttagcacaacctgcatgaccaggcacctgcatgcaaagcctgaactgcagtggagtaaacaccttaaaaacaaggaagtcactcaggctccccctgcccaaggcgaaggcagaggaggagcaagaggtcgccaacgcagctgtgtcacgggcagctcctctgagggcagggttagcatggcagagatgtggaaaagttttgtcaccatgccacagctaactgcaccaccacctgatatggaacgtgttagcaggaggcaacatttcactaacatggtggaacagtacctgtgcacacccctccacgtactgactgatggttcggccccattcaacttctgggtctccaaattgtccacgtggccagagctagccttctatgccttggaggtgctggcctgcccggcggccagcgttttgtctgaacgtgtattcagcacggcagggggcgtcattacagacaaacgcagccgcctgtctacagccaatgtggacaagctgacgttcataaaaatgaaccaggcatggatcccacaggacctgtccatcccttgtgcagattagacattaactacctccccttaacaatatattattgtactccagggcacttcctcattcaatcctatttttattttcattttaccattatattgcggggcaacccaaagttgaatgaacctctcctctatctgggtgccggggcctaaaaatatctgacagtggccctttccagtgttgggtgacgtgaaacatgattctctgctatgacatgaagactgattctctgctgagtcgctgacatgaagcctgaatctctgttatgggacctctctcctctgtctgggtgccggggcctaaattatatgacaatggactgttccaatgttgggtgacgtgaagcatgattctctgctatgacatgaagactgattctctgctgacatgaagcctgaatctctgctatgggacctctctcctccgcctgggtgcctgggcctaaatatgtgacagtggactgttccagtggtgggtgacgtgaagcctgattctctgctatgacatgaagactgattctctgctgacatgaagccagattctctgctatggcatgaagagactgattctctgctgacgtgaagccagattctctgctatgggacctctctccaattgatattggttaatttttatttattttatttttattttaattcatttccctatccacatttgtttgcaggggatttaactacattttgctgccttttgcagccctctagccatttcctgggctgttttacagcctttttagtgccgaaaagttcgggtccccattgacttcaacttcgggacgaagttcgggtcgggttcggatcccgaacccgaacatttccgggaagttcggccgaacttctcgaacccgaacatccaggtgttcgctcaactctatctgtgacaaatatacaccaaaaagtggcatatatctgttAGTAAATGCTCCCTTGAGCTTTACTACTGTACAAAATGCCTGCCTTAATGTAATTTGGAGGTTCTATCAGAAAAAAGGTGTCTGAATAATAGAGGCACTCCTGAGCATGGGATCCCCTTCTGTGAGCCACAGTGGAGAGACCTGCTACAAACAGCAGCTGTCCTTTGGGACGATGTAGAAAAACTACTGACTTCAATAGATGCTGCCTTGTGGGGGAGGAATGACTCttaccaggacaacccctttaacacagtgTCCAGCTTTTTCAGAATTGGTCCCTGATCTCTAAGGAACAAAAGGTACATCCACCTAGCCAATTAGTCCAACCATTTAGCAATAAATGGGGTGAGATTTTGCAGCCAGATCTCTCCCACATACAGTTTTATTATCCTCTCTTGAATGCTAGATGGTGACTTTCCTTGAGGTAGTGGTATGCTATTTTCATGTGATTGTAAATAAAGTTGTGACCATTTGACACATGGTTACAATGCTGTATTTATTTTGCATTCTTTGGTTTGATTCATACTTTTTGGGAGTCAAGATCCATCACGTATCACTAGGTCATAAGGCTAGACATCTGCCTTCTGCAGGACCATAAGGGTACTGCcactgcagtttttgaagccaagaccaggagtggatttaaaaaaagaagagaagtaGTATCTGTTAATAATACTTTCTATTATTTtataatccactcctgattttggattCTTACACTGCATCAAAATGTCTGTAGTTAGGTATGGCTGCACCCTAACCTACTCATTGACTGCGTTGCCCCAGTAGTTGCCACCACTCTGGCAAATAGGATGGAGCAGAGAAGATAAGTTCTCCAGTGTGCACTTATCCTTGGTATAATGTATTCTATTACAGCACAATTACAAGCTGCTTGCTTgggttgttccataaccctcagtgaCTTCAATAGAGAGTGCTATGCACAAGCAAGTCTATGGGAACATTGGCAAGCGCTAGGCCATGTCTGCCactgggcaggggggggggggggtgatcagccaGGGTACCAACAAGCTAGCTTTAATTGGGCCCTCCAGAATCAGATCATTATTAAATATCTTCCCACCCAGCAGGTCCTGTTGAGGAAAGCAAACCTATCTGCTCCCAGATGCTTTGTTCCAGCTCTGTGGGTCTCAGGCTGTCTTCAGTGCACTTTGGTTCCCTGCACGTAAATGTCAGGCACGGACGGGAGGTCATGTCCACCGCACGTCAATTACTCTCCCCAGTACTTCATGCTGCATGTGACCACAGTGACTGTAGCCACACTCCAAACATCTGGCTTCTTGGACTCCAAGAAGGAAATGTGTCCTCCAAGcagcctcagctgctgcaaagtATTACCCTCATAAAATAAGATCAGTCTCCTGTTAAATTCTGCTGATATCTGGAGCATCATGTATGAACTCTTGAAGACAGAAAGTGGAGACTAACTACagcagggatcggcaaccttcggcactcactcccagcatgcaaacatgctctgcTACTCTTCTAACTGCCCTATTTTCCaatctaaaataacagatctctgacagaaatggctcaaacggatgccaatgtGCATAACTGAGGCTCAGGATTTGTTTtcatacaggatctgttttttctttatttgtatgttcttctgatggatcagaaccgaaaaataaacagtgatgtaaaCTACATGTAAAAACAAAagattaaagtaaaaaaatattataataacaCAATGGACACCTAGAGTCATGTGTCCCCCAAGTTCATATCTGTGATATACATTATATGAAAAGGATTATAATCTTTAGAATGTGCTGGGCTCTTATAGATCAGTCAAAGAATGTATACTACTGCCATCTGTAAAATTGATCCATTCTGGGGGGGTTTTCAGATGGATCCAAgtacatggaggggggggggggcaaatcatTAAGCCTACTGGTCCATAAAAGTGGTGTCAGAAAgttagatttatttttatttttttaacgtttCTCTAAAAATTGGGTGGGACAGGAGGGAATACACGAGCAGACAGATCATTAAGAAAGCCAGCTCTGTCCtaggttgtccccttgatccagACTGTTGCATCCTAGGTGCACGAAGGAACGTTATTGTaggtccttcctcccagcagcggttaggatttataaccaccacttttccccaaaaaaacattagtgaattttttaaagtaaattctgttatgtttttcttgtatttttactCTTTCATTTCTAAATACTCTTATTTTTGCTCCTGtggtgaatgtgattgctgctgttatgccaaaatttccccactgaCGGACAATTAaggaattttctttttcttcttcttcttcttaaggccgcttgcacacaaacgttttttttccccgtttaaggtccattttttgcgttccgtatatggaccgtatacggaaccattcatttcaatggatctgcaaaaaaacagaaggtactccgtatgccttccgtttccgtatttcagtttttccgttcaaagatagaacatgtcctattattgtccgcataacggacaaggatattactgttctatcaggggccaactgttctgttctgcaaaaaacataaTGCACACAgaggtcatccgtattttttgcggaccgcaaaatactgaaaaagccatgcggtcgtgtgcaagaggcctaacactgcttACGCCAGGAAATTGGTGTAAGTTACATCTGAAACCAGTTCTGATTTCAGCTTCTGCAACGGCAAATGTTCAAAGAAAAAGCTATATAGAATACGctaatagaatacaatgtactagAGGACACAGACTTAAGATAGTGGATAACTGGAAATGACTATGCCCCAAGTAGTGTGAGATTTTTGGGCTAAAAAAGGGAAAATGTGTGAGCCAGTAAATTACAGGTTTCTTGAGaagtacttgaatgggtccacaaatccggagatgcggtgcagaacagaaccccacggaagcactacgaagtgcttccgtggggttccgttccgtgcttccgttccgcaaaaaaatagaacttgttcaagtgaatgggtccgtgatccgcatgcagctgccccacggtctgtgcccatgcattgcagaccgcaatttgcggtacgcagcacgggcccggccagcacacggtagtgtgcaagaggccttattctaaaaccttttgtgataGATTTGCTTAACAGCCTTCCAATGGTACTGTGGGGACTTGTTGTGATAAAAactttaaaggaacactccaggcAAAActgtgaggcctctttcacactaccgtatggctatttcagtgttttgaggTCTGTTTTTAACTaaaccgttgttctgtttttttgttttccgttgtgtttccgtttcggttccgtttttccatatggcatatacagtatacagtaattacatagaacaaattgggctgagcataacattttcaatagatgtttccgcaaaaaacagaacggatacggaagacatacggatgcatttccgtatgcattccgtttttttggaggacccattgactttaatggagccacggaacgtgatttgcggccaaatataggacatgttctatctttgcacggaacggagatacggaaacacagAAATGGAatacatacagagtacattcagttattttttttgcggaaccattgaaatgaatggttccatatatacggaccgtatacggaacgcaaaaaactgcccgcaaaacggaaaaaataaacggtagtgtgaaagaggccttagggtccattcacacgtccgttgtttctttcctgatctgttccgttttttgcggaacagatctggacccattcattttcaatgggtcctgaaaaaaatcggacagctcaatgtctgattttttttcaggacccattgaaaatgaatgggtccagatctggtccagaaatgttcagcaaaaaacggaacagatcaggaaagaaacaacggacgtgtgaatggacccttatgtgtATTGCCTGAGCGGTGGTACATGTCACCCAAGAATAGAAGTCATGTGCTGGCCCAAACTCAGGCCCTGAACTGGACATAATTGTGCACACCAAAGCTTTAGACCTGTCTGATAAAAGTGTCCTAACTCTAAACCAGTCCATTAGCTGGAGGGAATCCCCCTCAAAAATCAAACAAAACAACTAAATAACTAGAAAATAACAGAAAATGGATATAAACGTGTTTTTATTATATTACTTCAAATGCTGTTAAGAAGTGTAATGGAACAAAAATCAATATACACTTGTGGAAGATAACAAATCGCTGCATATATTAACTTCCCCCACCGCATGCCCATCTCCAGGGGTATGCACCAGAATTACATTGAACACGACATGTAAATGAAGTGTCATACATGTGATCTAGACCTTTTATGCAAGAGTTTCATGATAATGCTACTAATAAAATGGACATGATAACAGTGAATTAATGGAGGAGCCCTTTTATTACTGTGTGACATGACAGGTGGAGAGGGAGACTTTTTTGCTGTTGGTGTACAAAGGTCTGCCGTTATCATAGGCTTTGACAAGGTAATATTTGTGTTTGACATACTATTGAATCCTCATAGAACATAAGGCTGAGCGGAGGATTTAGGACTATTGCTTGTGTCAACACTGGCACTCATATAGCAAAGCTATCTCAGAATATGTGGCCTTGTTAGCAATGACAGTCAACTTGTTTCACTCTTCTAGTAAAGACAATGTACAGTAGTCCTTATCATTGGTAAATGCCTGAAAAAGGAACTAAAGCTGGGTATACAGTTAGTGAgctcttaagcctcatgcactagACCGTAAGTTTGGTccatgtccgatccacatttttagtGGATcacatgcggacccattcatttccatggatccacaaaaaatgcgtggCCATTCGGCAaattatagagcatgtcctatttttgtccattttgtgaacaagaataggtatttctactgAGAGGAGTAAGAAAATTGCAGAATGCATACGGATGGTATCCGTATTTTTTTACGGATCAATGGTTTACGGACTGCAGAAaggatacagtcatgtgcatgaggccttaggggccTTTCACAGGGACTGATAATCATCTGAAAGGAACGCTTTTCTTCTCATTGAAGCaatggatcgctaagtgaaaggtaccATTAAATTCAGCTGAGTTAGAACTACAAGGCGTTGTGTCTGGTGACAGATTACCGTTAATGGGTCTTTCCATGATATAGCATTGCCAGCCTTGCCAGAAAGGGTAAAATCCTTCTCTTGGTACCATACCAAACACATGTCCATATGAGTGTGGCACTGCCAGGTACTGCGGCTAAGCCTATTCAAATGAATGAGGCTGCAGTAAAGGCACAGCCACATTTTGCATGGACATTGTTGTGTCAGGTACCGTCAGAGGGAACCTCATTAGTCAGATGGCCTATTTTGAAGATATCTGTGGAACCCCCATTAACTCTACACTGCCATTAAATGAGATCAATTGCTTTAGTGACAAAGACACTTTGAGAGATAGCTTCAGTGTATGAGGCCCTCTGTGCAAACTGTATGAGGAACGAATGATCATAGTAATGATTGTTCATCCCCTATTCAGTTTTGCAGAGCATACTTTACAAGTGGTGCCTCTGTCCTACATGATGCAACTTTCTCACATAACACTGCACCGCTCTCTGTGAAGCGCCCCCTGCAGGCAGATGCTGGGTGTGTGGCTCCTGCTTCTTGTCGTGGCGCTAATGAGTAGTTCCTTGAAAAGTAGCAGAATGTGCCAGTTGTTTCGAGCTGAACATTCCAAGTAGCCACATTTCCAGCTCTTCTTTACCAGAATAGACAGAACGTGGCGTGGTACAAAGCGATGCTTCTGCTGGTCTCTCTTGTTCCCAACCACCACGATAAGTGCGGGTTTGCTGGTGCTGCAGAATGTCAACCAGTAAAACATCATAAATGCCAGCCAGAAGACAGGAATCAAAGCAACAGAGATCAAACCTTCAGCACCGCTCACAGATTTCTGTTGCTGGAAATCTAGCACCACCTTCaagaccattgaaatcaatgctgGTTTGTTCACTTATATCATTTGTGTCTGATcggtagtttttattttttttgcctgacCCGGACATAAGTGATGGCAATGTTGTGCACTTTCTGTTCCAGCCCTGCATTAGTTTGTCATCAATTAGATTGGATGGTGAACAAATGTGAAGAATTTGTGTCAGATTTTCATTAACAGAAATCAGTGAACGAAATAAAAATTCTTTTTAagtgttaaagtttttttttccaggagatTGATATTGATCCCCTGttctcaggttaggtcatcaacatctgatcagtggggcctGACACCCAACACCGCCGCAGATCAGATGATTGAAGTGGCCGCTGTGGGCACGTCacggctcaccaagcacagcgccattaattgtatagtggctgtgcttggtattgcagcccaagcACATTCACTGGAGTAGGACTGATGAATGTGATATCACTGGTCTAGGCAGAAGCTGCAGTGCCATGgcatcttcaagcagctgatcagcgggggtgcctggTTTCGGACCCCCAAATTGATGTCcttttctgaggataggccatcaatattgatcTCCCAAAAAACGCCATTAACACTTAAAAATGATTATGTATTAGAGGTTCAGCCTCTGTCCTGTCATTGACAGGACCAGAGTAAAATAACAAAAGCAGGATAGTAACCCATCTATGGCTACAATTAATCCCTACTCCTGAGAGTTTATCTCCATGTTACAAATTCACTGTTCAAACTATATTACACATTACAATGTGGTTCGGATAACGCAAGGTGAATGAAATCTGCTCTCAAGTGTGCATGgcttacgttttttttttacactataagggctcgttcacacgaacgcaatttgcgttccatatacgggccgtttttctgcattccgcatacggtccgtatacggaaccattatcaatgggtctgcaaaagatgcggacagcactctgtgtgctgtccgcatccgttgctccgttctgtggccccgcaaaaattatgagtcctgtcctattcttgtccgttttgcggacaagaataggtatttctatagtgggtctcctgttccgttccgcaaattgcagaaagcacacgggcggcatccgttttttgcggatcctcaatctgcggaccgcaaaaaacggcacggtcgtgtgaatgagcccgaaCATTGGGGTTCTCCTTCCCTCAGGGGAAAAGCAGGGACTGGGTGACCAAAAGCAGTAGTGCTATATCGAAGCATGACATGTCATTGTTGCTTCCCTTTCTTATATGGCATTGTGTGGAGGTGTGCCATATGGGAACACCTTTCCACGTGCTTCCACGGTACCTGCTCTTACCTACTTGTACTGTAATGCAACTGAATAGCCTTTGTCAAATACTGTAATTTCATCCATCAGAGGCCATTGCTGGGAAATGTAGCAAGTCGAAATTTTCCCCAGAAAAAGTCTGACCTTccttccttaggcctcattcacacataagtGGATTTTCACAGACCATACGAGTGTACtactgtacagcggcggcggcacgaagcgcacggcatcatagcaacctatgacgccgtgcgctcgtgcactcagcaggGTGGCAGGCCGGGTTTTCACAGACTGTGGTCCGcgaaaatccacgtatgtgtgaatgaggccttaaagaggacctaacAGCtctactgacatgtctgttttagtgatAACTTGCATGCTAAAACATCTTTTCATACAACTCCATGTTGTGCCATCCCTCTATTAATCCTACTAGAAGTATATGAATggacagctgggtgttaccagttgggggtgcacCAGCAGCAcccattggatagtgtcagactgtgcagagacacttCCCCAACTGATAACACTCAGATTGACCTTTATTGTAGACtgttggcaattcattcataaacttctaggaggaataatacaggaacagCACGAAAGAGTCATAGTAAAAGATgcaccagaattgttattacatgcaaGTTACTAAAACATATGTATCAGGAAAGGTGGCAGGTCCGCTTTAAGGATCTCTCCTAGtttggcaacaaaaaaaaaaaacattaaaaattgtATGAACCTGAGCAGAAGGTATTGAGTCCAAATAAGCATAGGGCACTTGTTGACAAGCTGATTTAAGGGTTTGCAATACAGTATGCACTTTCCTAATAAATACCGTAAGCACAATTTGTCATAAATGTCATTAATTGTATGATGATTGTACCTCTCTATGATTTGCTGCCTTAACTGCTTCACATGGTGGAAACTCTCAGGGCTACAGATATCAAAGACCAGTATGAAGACCCTGCTGTTCTGGAGACCCCGGAATCGTGGATCCAACCACTCCTGGGAAGAAAAATAAGAAGGGAAAATCAATATTGGAGCTCTAAGCATTTCGTTCTTCCATGTAAGATGTAGTGACAGCCTGTTATTTATATTTCCATGCTCCATTAAAAT from the Bufo bufo chromosome 2, aBufBuf1.1, whole genome shotgun sequence genome contains:
- the RASL10A gene encoding ras-like protein family member 10A; protein product: MVQTVQVAVLGAPGVGKTSIIRQFVAQEFQEEYTPTESRHLYRASAVLSERMYELLILDLPYLPRYPGSAGQEWLDPRFRGLQNSRVFILVFDICSPESFHHVKQLRQQIIESTSKPALIVVVGNKRDQQKHRFVPRHVLSILVKKSWKCGYLECSARNNWHILLLFKELLISATTRSRSHTPSICLQGALHRERCSVM